In Cyanobium sp. WAJ14-Wanaka, a single genomic region encodes these proteins:
- a CDS encoding DUF502 domain-containing protein, giving the protein MVQSNPKSDQPLANRFQQDLKNDLIAGLLVVIPLATTIWLATTVSRFVLAFLTSIPKQFNPFNTLNPLLLELINLGVGLLVPLLGILLIGLMARNIVGRWLLEFGEGTLLRIPVAGSVYKTLKQLLETFLQGSSSKFRRVVMVEYPREGLFALGFVTGVLGSAMQAGFTEPMLSVFIPTAPNPTTGWYTVVPERSVKDLDLSVEDAFRTIISAGIVNPDERETPNRSFSSLLAQLRAPQMS; this is encoded by the coding sequence TTGGTTCAGTCCAATCCCAAATCTGACCAGCCGCTGGCCAATCGGTTTCAGCAGGACCTCAAGAACGACCTGATTGCAGGTCTGTTGGTGGTGATTCCGCTGGCCACCACCATTTGGCTGGCCACCACGGTCAGCCGTTTTGTGCTGGCTTTTCTCACCTCCATACCCAAACAGTTCAACCCCTTCAACACCCTTAATCCGCTGTTGCTGGAGCTGATCAACCTGGGCGTGGGCCTCCTGGTTCCCCTGCTCGGGATCCTGCTGATTGGCTTGATGGCCCGCAACATTGTCGGCCGTTGGTTGCTCGAGTTTGGGGAGGGCACCCTGCTGCGGATTCCCGTGGCTGGTTCGGTTTACAAAACCCTCAAGCAGCTGCTTGAGACCTTTCTTCAGGGCAGTTCAAGCAAGTTTCGCCGGGTTGTGATGGTGGAATATCCCAGGGAGGGTCTATTTGCCCTTGGTTTTGTCACGGGCGTGCTGGGATCAGCCATGCAGGCTGGATTTACCGAACCGATGCTCAGCGTGTTTATTCCCACCGCCCCTAACCCAACCACCGGCTGGTACACCGTTGTGCCAGAGCGCTCCGTTAAGGATCTTGATCTCTCCGTGGAGGATGCCTTCCGCACGATCATTTCCGCGGGCATCGTCAACCCCGATGAGCGTGAAACCCCCAATCGCAGCTTTTCCAGCTTGCTGGCCCAGCTGCGCGCCCCCCAGATGTCTTGA
- a CDS encoding RNA-binding protein, with protein sequence MSIFVGNLPFRAEQEDVAELFAPFGEVANCALPLERDTGRKRGFAFVEMVDDAAELKAIDALQGVELMGRPLRINKAEPRSAGGGGGGAPRRNEGGYGGGSYSGAGGGGGYGAGRGAYGGGAERGSAPERGSGAKGWEDRSYGSGAPAGDSFDAGRTRRRRSGSSEA encoded by the coding sequence GTGAGCATTTTTGTTGGCAATCTCCCCTTCCGCGCAGAGCAGGAAGACGTGGCTGAGTTGTTTGCACCTTTTGGTGAAGTTGCGAATTGCGCCCTGCCCCTGGAGCGCGATACCGGGCGCAAGCGCGGTTTTGCCTTTGTGGAAATGGTCGATGACGCCGCCGAACTGAAGGCAATTGATGCCCTTCAGGGTGTGGAATTGATGGGTCGCCCCCTGCGGATCAACAAGGCGGAACCCCGCAGTGCTGGCGGTGGCGGCGGTGGGGCCCCCCGCCGCAACGAGGGCGGCTATGGCGGGGGCAGCTACTCAGGAGCTGGTGGGGGTGGGGGCTATGGCGCTGGTCGTGGCGCCTATGGCGGCGGTGCTGAGCGTGGATCAGCCCCTGAACGGGGATCGGGCGCCAAGGGATGGGAGGACCGCAGCTATGGCAGTGGAGCGCCTGCTGGAGACAGCTTTGATGCGGGCCGCACCCGTCGCCGCCGTAGCGGCAGCAGCGAGGCCTGA
- the argH gene encoding argininosuccinate lyase: MAAEPNSASSIPASTWSDRFEEGLNPAIERFNASIGFDIALLQQDIDGSVAHARMLGSCGVISEQEASQLIGGLETVRSEAAAGQFNPGLEAEDVHFAVEHRLIELLGPLGKKLHTGRSRNDQVGTDVRLWLRGQIDAIDAALIRYERALLSQAETHRSTLIPGYTHLQRAQPVCLAHHLLAYIEMAERDRCRLADVRGRVNICPLGAAALAGTPVPIDRRQTASELGFAEIYANSLDAVSDRDFAVEFMAAASLVLVHLSRLSEEVILWASEEFGFIGLTDRCATGSSLMPQKKNPDVPELVRGKSGRVFGHLVGLLTMIKGLPLAYNKDFQEDKEALFDGVRTCLDCLEAMAILFEEGLEFRPQRLEAAVAADFSNATDVADYLVAKGVPFREAYQLVGGLVKSSLAEGLLLKDLRLDRWKELHPSFEADIYAAIAPRQVVAARRSEGGTGFEQVDQQLQRMRSRLAC, encoded by the coding sequence ATGGCCGCCGAGCCCAATTCCGCTTCTTCGATTCCGGCCAGCACCTGGAGTGATCGCTTTGAGGAGGGCCTCAACCCCGCCATTGAGCGTTTTAACGCTTCGATCGGCTTCGACATTGCCCTGCTCCAGCAGGACATCGATGGATCCGTGGCCCATGCCCGCATGTTGGGCTCCTGTGGGGTGATTTCCGAGCAGGAGGCTTCCCAGTTGATTGGGGGCCTGGAGACGGTGCGCTCCGAGGCGGCGGCCGGCCAGTTCAACCCTGGCCTGGAGGCGGAAGACGTGCACTTTGCCGTTGAGCACCGCCTCATTGAATTGCTCGGACCCCTGGGCAAAAAACTGCATACCGGTCGCTCCCGCAACGACCAGGTGGGCACCGATGTGCGGCTCTGGTTGCGCGGCCAGATCGATGCCATCGATGCTGCCCTGATTCGCTACGAAAGGGCCCTCTTGAGCCAGGCGGAAACCCACCGCAGCACCTTGATCCCTGGCTACACCCACCTGCAGCGGGCCCAGCCTGTCTGCCTGGCCCACCATCTGCTGGCCTACATCGAGATGGCCGAGCGGGATCGCTGTCGTCTGGCCGATGTGCGCGGCAGGGTCAATATCTGTCCCCTGGGGGCGGCGGCCCTGGCCGGAACGCCCGTGCCGATTGATCGCAGGCAAACGGCCAGCGAATTGGGCTTCGCCGAGATCTATGCCAACAGCCTGGATGCCGTAAGCGATCGTGATTTCGCCGTGGAATTCATGGCGGCGGCGAGTTTGGTGTTGGTGCACCTCAGCCGCCTAAGTGAGGAGGTGATTCTCTGGGCCAGTGAGGAATTTGGCTTTATCGGCCTGACCGACCGCTGTGCCACCGGCAGCAGCCTGATGCCCCAGAAAAAGAACCCAGATGTGCCCGAATTGGTGCGCGGCAAGAGCGGCCGGGTGTTTGGTCATCTGGTGGGCCTGCTCACCATGATTAAGGGCCTACCCCTTGCCTACAACAAGGATTTCCAGGAAGACAAGGAGGCCCTTTTCGACGGCGTGCGCACCTGCCTGGATTGCCTAGAAGCGATGGCAATTTTGTTTGAGGAGGGCCTCGAGTTTCGCCCCCAACGCCTGGAGGCAGCAGTGGCTGCCGACTTCTCCAATGCCACTGATGTGGCCGATTATTTGGTGGCCAAGGGGGTGCCCTTTCGGGAGGCCTACCAACTGGTGGGTGGCCTGGTGAAAAGTTCCTTGGCGGAGGGGCTCCTGCTCAAGGACCTTCGCCTCGATCGCTGGAAAGAGCTTCATCCCTCCTTTGAAGCCGACATTTATGCGGCCATTGCCCCCCGCCAGGTTGTGGCGGCCCGCCGCAGTGAGGGTGGTACTGGCTTCGAGCAGGTGGATCAACAGCTGCAACGAATGCGCAGCCGCTTGGCTTGCTAG
- a CDS encoding HpsJ family protein codes for MSTASITRFGHLLRWVGITLVVLLALQMLVLLASWNWALEPFRQLFVDRLVGESPMALLGLVLMLYGSRLDQPGPERTPIRWVVGLVSIVLAITMVVAVPVSIGSEKATGEQVAQADGALAMQTLQLEREKQQLADPKAVDQVIAQAEKAGQIPATMSEQEKQLKARQFIDTQLKPQLEKQEQQLGQAKLGRDLAVQQRRFGGTWRAAVLAIAFGVLALVALI; via the coding sequence GTGAGCACCGCGTCAATTACCCGTTTCGGCCACCTGCTTCGTTGGGTGGGCATCACCTTGGTGGTGCTGCTGGCGCTGCAAATGCTGGTGCTGTTGGCCTCCTGGAACTGGGCCTTGGAGCCCTTTCGCCAATTATTTGTAGACCGTCTGGTGGGTGAATCCCCGATGGCCCTGTTGGGTCTGGTGTTGATGCTTTACGGCTCCAGGCTTGATCAACCGGGCCCCGAACGCACCCCCATCCGCTGGGTGGTGGGCCTGGTAAGCATCGTGCTTGCCATCACGATGGTGGTGGCGGTGCCCGTTTCGATCGGCTCTGAAAAGGCCACGGGCGAACAGGTGGCCCAGGCCGATGGCGCCCTAGCTATGCAGACCCTGCAACTGGAGCGAGAGAAGCAGCAATTGGCCGATCCCAAGGCGGTGGACCAGGTGATTGCCCAGGCGGAGAAGGCCGGTCAAATTCCAGCCACGATGTCGGAGCAGGAAAAGCAGCTCAAGGCCCGTCAATTTATTGATACCCAGCTCAAGCCCCAGCTCGAGAAGCAGGAACAGCAACTGGGTCAGGCCAAGTTGGGCAGGGATTTGGCGGTGCAGCAGAGGCGCTTTGGTGGCACCTGGCGTGCGGCAGTTTTGGCCATTGCCTTTGGGGTGTTGGCCCTGGTGGCCCTGATCTGA
- the queG gene encoding tRNA epoxyqueuosine(34) reductase QueG — MLALALQLKEQARSLGFNPVGLAAVPGGERIALRTAALQRWLAAGYQADMGWMADPKRRAIEKLLPGVRSLLAVGLNYYVKTERAEGSLAVARYGWGRDYHRTIDRRLRQLGRWLEQQVPGVGWRACVDSAPLMDKAWAEEAGLGWIGKHGNLINRDQGSWLLIGHLLTDLELPADGPGQPLCGRCTACIEACPTGAIREPFVVDSRRCIAFHTIENRDAELPAAIEKGMGPWVAGCDICQDVCPWNQRELESSTDPDLQPRPWVLNLQATEALKWSDQNWDGKLRASALRRIKPWMWRRNIQAAEKSLAQQLPP, encoded by the coding sequence GTGTTAGCCCTAGCCCTCCAGCTCAAGGAGCAGGCCCGCTCCCTGGGCTTCAACCCGGTCGGTCTGGCGGCCGTGCCGGGGGGGGAGAGGATCGCCCTGAGAACTGCCGCCCTCCAACGGTGGCTGGCGGCGGGATACCAGGCCGACATGGGCTGGATGGCAGACCCAAAACGACGGGCCATAGAAAAATTGCTTCCCGGGGTGCGCAGCCTGCTGGCGGTGGGCCTGAACTACTACGTGAAAACCGAGCGCGCCGAGGGTTCCCTTGCCGTGGCGCGCTACGGCTGGGGCCGCGATTACCACCGCACCATTGATCGCCGCTTGCGGCAGCTTGGCCGTTGGCTTGAGCAGCAGGTGCCAGGGGTGGGTTGGCGGGCCTGCGTCGACAGCGCTCCCTTGATGGATAAGGCCTGGGCTGAGGAGGCCGGCCTTGGCTGGATTGGCAAACACGGCAACCTGATAAATCGCGACCAGGGCTCCTGGCTATTGATCGGCCACCTGCTCACCGATTTGGAATTGCCCGCCGATGGCCCTGGCCAACCACTCTGCGGTAGATGCACCGCCTGTATCGAAGCCTGCCCAACCGGCGCAATTCGCGAGCCCTTCGTGGTGGATAGCCGCCGCTGCATCGCCTTCCACACCATCGAAAACCGGGATGCGGAGCTGCCAGCGGCCATCGAAAAGGGCATGGGGCCGTGGGTGGCAGGTTGCGATATCTGCCAGGACGTCTGCCCCTGGAATCAGCGGGAGCTGGAAAGCAGCACCGATCCGGATCTACAGCCCCGGCCATGGGTGCTCAATCTCCAGGCCACAGAAGCCCTGAAATGGAGCGATCAAAACTGGGATGGCAAGCTCCGGGCCTCGGCCTTGAGGCGGATCAAACCCTGGATGTGGCGCCGCAATATCCAGGCCGCCGAAAAATCCCTTGCCCAGCAACTACCTCCCTAG
- the nusB gene encoding transcription antitermination factor NusB: MQSRTLSRELALLMLGQTSDRGPGPKSLADGAMDVLLQQALSTLQQHVREALDLSAENLQTAQQQLLDSELQEQGDQQLPRVRKHLQAGLESAEQALNRLSASLELPRLLLLADQESVRMGAIQRSRAVLAQRETIDVELDGVMEGWRLGRLPRIDRDILRLAVVDLGQFATPAAVACNEAVELANRYSDEQGRRMINGVLRRYTAAKAAGHIPSQVLTSGEA; encoded by the coding sequence ATGCAGAGCCGCACCCTTTCCCGTGAACTGGCCCTGCTGATGTTGGGTCAGACCAGTGACCGGGGTCCGGGCCCGAAGAGCTTGGCCGATGGGGCCATGGATGTCCTGCTGCAACAGGCCCTATCCACCCTTCAGCAGCATGTGCGCGAGGCCTTGGACCTATCGGCCGAAAATCTGCAAACGGCCCAGCAGCAACTGCTCGACAGTGAGTTGCAGGAGCAGGGTGACCAGCAATTGCCGCGGGTTCGAAAGCACCTCCAAGCCGGCCTGGAATCGGCCGAGCAGGCCCTTAATCGCCTCTCAGCCAGCCTGGAATTGCCCCGTCTTTTGCTCCTGGCCGATCAGGAGAGCGTGCGGATGGGGGCCATTCAGCGGTCCCGGGCGGTTTTGGCCCAAAGGGAAACCATCGACGTTGAATTGGATGGGGTGATGGAGGGATGGCGTTTGGGTCGTTTGCCCAGGATTGATCGCGACATCCTGCGCCTGGCCGTAGTCGATTTGGGCCAGTTCGCCACTCCGGCGGCCGTGGCCTGCAATGAGGCGGTGGAGTTGGCCAACCGCTACAGCGATGAGCAGGGCCGGCGCATGATCAATGGGGTGCTGCGCCGTTACACCGCCGCCAAGGCGGCTGGCCATATCCCCAGCCAGGTTCTGACAAGCGGGGAGGCCTGA
- a CDS encoding NAD(P)/FAD-dependent oxidoreductase, translating to MLPTRAAVVVAGGGAAGFMAAIAAAEAGARDVHLLEATPEPLAKVRISGGGRCNVTHACWDPRVLVGHYPRGSQALRGPFSRFATGDAVAWFDDHGLELVEEGDGRMFPRSNRSESVIKTLRRAAQLAGVELHLGTALQTAVPIGAPGEGFELKLRCPGPDGSRSAAMQAGQLVLATGSHPSGRQLAAGLGHTLVAPVPSLFTLALAADPLRQLAGVAMDPVAMELELSADLATGDRAVGTKRFCQQGPVLITHWGLSGPATLRLTAFAARALKQVGYRAVLKLDWSGGRSQAQLEGWFAEARSHQAKRQLTNWRPWPELSRRLWGHLLVQVGADPERRWADLSKVHQIGLIQALRASRYEVTGRGPFGEEFVTAGGVPLAELSLATMESRISSGLYLAGELLDVDGITGGFNFQHCWSSGWLVGQAIAARQGYLI from the coding sequence ATGCTGCCCACCCGTGCCGCCGTGGTGGTGGCCGGCGGCGGGGCGGCGGGATTTATGGCCGCAATTGCCGCGGCCGAAGCCGGAGCTAGGGATGTCCATCTGCTGGAGGCGACCCCCGAACCCCTGGCCAAGGTGCGAATCAGTGGCGGTGGCCGCTGCAACGTCACCCATGCCTGTTGGGATCCCAGGGTTTTGGTAGGCCATTACCCCCGGGGATCCCAGGCCCTACGCGGCCCCTTTAGCCGTTTTGCCACGGGCGATGCCGTCGCCTGGTTTGACGACCACGGCCTGGAGCTGGTTGAGGAAGGCGATGGGCGGATGTTTCCCCGCTCCAATCGCTCGGAATCGGTAATTAAGACCCTGCGCCGGGCGGCCCAGTTGGCCGGGGTAGAGCTCCACCTCGGCACCGCCCTTCAAACGGCAGTGCCAATTGGCGCTCCTGGGGAGGGCTTTGAGCTGAAGCTGCGCTGTCCGGGGCCCGATGGTTCCCGCAGTGCGGCCATGCAGGCCGGTCAGCTTGTCTTGGCCACGGGTAGTCACCCAAGCGGCAGGCAGTTGGCCGCTGGCCTGGGCCACACCCTGGTGGCGCCCGTGCCCTCGCTGTTCACCCTGGCCCTCGCCGCTGACCCCCTGCGGCAGCTGGCGGGGGTGGCGATGGATCCGGTGGCAATGGAGCTGGAACTTTCCGCCGACTTGGCAACCGGCGATAGGGCAGTTGGCACAAAACGTTTTTGCCAACAGGGTCCGGTGCTGATTACCCACTGGGGCCTAAGTGGGCCGGCAACCCTGCGGCTGACGGCCTTTGCCGCCCGCGCCTTGAAGCAGGTGGGCTATCGCGCCGTCTTGAAGCTGGATTGGAGCGGCGGCCGCTCCCAGGCCCAGCTGGAGGGTTGGTTTGCCGAGGCCCGCAGCCACCAGGCCAAGCGCCAATTGACTAATTGGCGTCCCTGGCCCGAGCTGAGTCGCCGCCTTTGGGGGCATCTTTTGGTTCAGGTGGGGGCCGATCCAGAGCGGCGCTGGGCCGATCTCTCCAAGGTCCATCAGATCGGCCTGATTCAGGCCCTGCGGGCCAGCCGCTACGAAGTTACCGGCAGGGGACCCTTTGGCGAGGAGTTTGTAACCGCCGGTGGCGTGCCCTTGGCGGAATTGAGCTTGGCCACGATGGAAAGTCGGATTAGCAGCGGGCTTTATCTGGCCGGTGAGCTACTCGATGTCGATGGAATCACCGGTGGGTTCAACTTCCAACACTGCTGGAGTTCCGGTTGGCTGGTGGGGCAGGCGATTGCCGCTCGCCAGGGCTACTTGATCTGA
- a CDS encoding PP2C family protein-serine/threonine phosphatase yields the protein MPPNGSVFSASASLSQLLDSLSQEQRHNQELLASLAFALRSFTNLSRFLELVPLLTSRLVNAEGAILLVFHDDGRLWHDQLQATPADRCAELLRQLAALPDADLAACSDHQSLVALLDGLVGRLLGEVEVVATSVVARNRQRGRLYVFGNSHGLPWSGIHRRHLQLVADLTGVALESESLLQAKQRHERLDRQMSIGAEIQAQLLPDRCPVIEGVDLAARCRSAFAVGGDYYDFIPTRPQLTGRRRQASRWALVMGDVMGKGVPAGLLMTLLRGMLRAEVLSGHRPDRILHDLNQLAQEDLDHSHRFVTLFYSDFDPRTRLLRYANAAHNPPLLWRQARRRIERLDAPGLLIGLQLDVNYGLGQIVLEPGDVLLYYTDGVTEATGLNGERFAEQRLLAHLQTVCASGLGAQGILDEVFARLDRFVGVDHQLEDDASMVVLKVEGGIP from the coding sequence ATGCCGCCCAATGGCTCCGTTTTCTCGGCTTCGGCGTCTTTAAGCCAGTTGCTCGACAGCCTCAGCCAGGAGCAACGCCACAACCAGGAGCTGCTGGCCTCCCTGGCATTTGCCCTGCGCAGTTTCACCAACCTCAGCCGCTTTCTCGAGTTGGTGCCCCTGCTCACCAGCCGGCTGGTGAATGCCGAGGGTGCGATTTTGCTGGTCTTCCATGACGACGGACGCCTCTGGCACGACCAGCTACAGGCCACCCCAGCTGATCGTTGCGCCGAGCTGTTGCGCCAGCTTGCCGCCTTACCTGATGCTGATTTAGCTGCCTGCAGCGATCACCAATCGCTGGTGGCCCTGCTCGATGGATTGGTGGGGCGACTTTTGGGGGAGGTCGAGGTGGTCGCCACTTCCGTGGTGGCCCGCAACCGCCAGCGCGGACGTTTGTACGTTTTTGGCAACTCCCACGGTTTGCCCTGGAGTGGGATTCATCGCCGCCATCTCCAGTTGGTCGCCGATCTCACCGGGGTGGCCTTGGAAAGTGAGAGCCTCCTGCAGGCGAAGCAGCGCCACGAGCGGCTAGATCGCCAAATGAGCATTGGCGCAGAGATTCAAGCCCAGCTCCTGCCGGACCGTTGCCCGGTGATTGAGGGGGTTGATCTAGCTGCCCGATGTCGCTCGGCCTTTGCCGTTGGCGGCGACTATTACGACTTCATTCCCACTAGGCCCCAGCTGACGGGGCGCCGGCGGCAGGCCAGCCGCTGGGCCCTTGTGATGGGGGATGTGATGGGTAAGGGGGTGCCCGCTGGTCTGTTGATGACCCTGTTGCGCGGCATGTTGCGGGCAGAGGTTTTAAGCGGCCATCGCCCGGATCGGATTCTCCACGATCTCAACCAGCTGGCCCAGGAGGACCTGGACCATTCCCACCGCTTTGTGACCCTCTTCTATTCCGATTTCGATCCCCGCACCCGTCTGCTGCGCTATGCGAATGCGGCCCACAACCCCCCCCTGCTCTGGCGCCAAGCCCGCCGGCGGATCGAGCGCCTCGATGCACCGGGGTTATTAATTGGTCTCCAGCTGGATGTGAATTACGGATTAGGGCAGATCGTGCTGGAGCCAGGCGATGTGCTGCTCTATTACACCGATGGGGTTACGGAGGCCACGGGCTTAAACGGCGAACGCTTTGCTGAGCAACGCCTGCTAGCCCATCTCCAGACTGTCTGCGCATCGGGTCTGGGGGCCCAGGGCATCCTCGATGAGGTCTTTGCCCGCCTCGATCGCTTTGTGGGGGTAGATCACCAGCTCGAAGATGACGCCTCGATGGTGGTGCTGAAGGTGGAAGGGGGCATCCCTTGA
- the dusA gene encoding tRNA dihydrouridine(20/20a) synthase DusA produces the protein MEHVDGSSYRFSVAPMMDYTDRHFRVSMRQITKRSLLYTEMVVAQALHHARKLPEASQPGGRLERLIGFDPSEHPLALQVGGDDPVLLAEAAALAADWGYDEVNLNVGCPSEKVQKGRFGACLMAEPDQVARCIAAMAAASALPVTVKHRIGIDERDSYGELLQFVDTVAAAGASRFSVHARKAWLEGLDPKQNRTIPPLRYELVHQLKIDRPDLRIEINGGLQTLAACQEQLTLVDGAMVGRAVYDHPLRWAGVDRDIFGDSQAAPIKASTVVRGLIPYAEGWLQRGNRLWSIARHLVHVVEGVNGARAWRHQLGVAAGQKDAGTEVLDQAARALEERGY, from the coding sequence ATGGAGCACGTCGACGGGAGTAGCTATCGCTTCAGTGTGGCTCCAATGATGGACTACACGGATCGGCACTTCCGGGTGTCGATGCGCCAAATAACCAAGCGCAGCCTGCTCTACACCGAAATGGTGGTGGCCCAGGCCCTGCACCATGCCCGCAAACTGCCGGAGGCCAGCCAGCCCGGTGGCCGCCTGGAGCGCCTGATCGGCTTTGATCCAAGCGAACACCCGCTGGCCCTCCAGGTGGGCGGTGACGATCCGGTCCTGCTGGCGGAGGCTGCAGCCCTGGCGGCCGATTGGGGCTACGACGAGGTCAATCTCAACGTGGGCTGCCCCAGCGAAAAGGTGCAGAAAGGCAGGTTTGGGGCCTGCCTGATGGCCGAACCCGACCAGGTGGCCCGCTGCATTGCCGCCATGGCCGCCGCCAGTGCCCTGCCCGTAACGGTGAAACACCGCATCGGCATCGACGAGCGCGATTCCTATGGGGAGTTGCTGCAATTTGTTGACACGGTGGCCGCCGCCGGAGCAAGCCGCTTCAGCGTGCACGCCCGCAAGGCCTGGCTGGAGGGCCTCGATCCCAAGCAAAACCGCACGATCCCTCCCCTGCGCTACGAGTTGGTGCACCAACTAAAGATCGATCGGCCTGACCTCAGGATCGAAATCAACGGGGGGCTCCAGACCCTGGCTGCCTGCCAGGAACAACTGACCCTGGTGGATGGGGCGATGGTGGGCAGGGCCGTGTACGACCACCCCCTGCGCTGGGCTGGGGTCGACCGGGACATTTTTGGCGACAGCCAAGCTGCGCCGATCAAAGCCTCAACAGTGGTGCGGGGTCTGATTCCCTATGCCGAGGGTTGGCTCCAGCGGGGCAATCGGCTTTGGTCCATCGCCCGCCATTTGGTTCATGTGGTGGAAGGGGTAAACGGCGCCCGGGCCTGGCGACACCAGCTCGGTGTGGCCGCTGGCCAAAAAGACGCCGGCACGGAGGTGCTGGACCAGGCTGCCCGGGCCCTGGAAGAGCGGGGTTACTAG
- the ftsY gene encoding signal recognition particle-docking protein FtsY produces the protein MVYDWFNRTGEGGQAPQEETPAAEQAAPVDPNAEALEWAKQAYARLKAQQQAAKEEAAIQETAKEQHAPQPDPVQEQVVPAEPAQQQPLADPQTAAPPTTAPETPAPVQGLSLLEQAAAERVQRQQSIAAHAEVVAPAEVGALADASGPARASAEPQLGEFDETFTWSAEVLAAQGKRVDQISLEEIDWLSRLRQGLEKTRQGFVTQLLDNLGDDPLTPEILDDLEGALLRADVGVQATDRVLDALRKRLNEEVVDPTEGIRFLKDQLRQVLQGPIKESGQDLLAPQRDRLNVWLMVGVNGVGKTTTLGKLANLAVRSGYSCLIAAADTFRAAAVQQVQVWGDRSDVPVIANTTANADPAAVVFDAIGAAKAKGTELVLVDTAGRLQTKHNLMEELAKVRRIVDKLAPEAAVESLLVLDASQGQNGLRQAMAFAKAAGLTGVVITKLDGSARGGVALAVASEAGLPIRFVGAGEGIRDLRPFNSFEFVEALLAS, from the coding sequence ATGGTTTACGACTGGTTTAACCGCACTGGCGAAGGGGGCCAGGCTCCCCAGGAAGAGACCCCCGCCGCCGAACAGGCGGCCCCCGTAGATCCCAATGCTGAGGCCCTGGAGTGGGCGAAGCAGGCCTATGCGCGTCTAAAGGCCCAGCAGCAGGCGGCCAAGGAGGAAGCTGCCATACAGGAAACCGCCAAAGAGCAGCATGCACCCCAGCCCGATCCAGTTCAAGAGCAAGTAGTCCCTGCGGAACCTGCACAACAACAGCCATTAGCGGACCCCCAAACAGCAGCCCCCCCAACAACAGCCCCCGAAACCCCCGCTCCGGTGCAGGGTCTTTCGCTGCTGGAGCAGGCCGCAGCCGAGCGGGTCCAGCGCCAACAGAGCATCGCCGCCCATGCAGAAGTTGTCGCTCCGGCAGAAGTTGGCGCCCTAGCTGATGCTTCTGGGCCGGCGCGGGCCAGCGCCGAGCCCCAGTTGGGGGAATTTGACGAGACCTTCACCTGGTCGGCCGAGGTGCTCGCAGCCCAGGGCAAGCGGGTTGATCAGATTTCCCTAGAGGAGATCGATTGGCTGTCTCGCCTGCGCCAGGGGTTGGAGAAAACCCGCCAGGGTTTTGTCACCCAGTTGCTCGACAACCTCGGTGACGATCCCCTCACCCCTGAAATCCTTGACGACCTAGAAGGGGCCCTATTGCGGGCCGATGTGGGGGTTCAGGCCACCGACCGGGTGCTCGATGCCCTACGCAAGCGTCTTAACGAGGAGGTGGTGGATCCCACGGAGGGGATTCGCTTCCTCAAGGACCAGCTGCGGCAGGTGCTGCAGGGCCCGATTAAGGAGAGCGGCCAAGACCTTTTGGCCCCCCAGCGGGATCGCCTCAATGTTTGGCTGATGGTGGGGGTGAACGGGGTAGGTAAAACCACCACCCTGGGCAAGTTGGCCAACCTGGCAGTGCGCAGTGGCTACAGCTGCCTGATTGCGGCTGCGGATACTTTTCGGGCCGCGGCCGTCCAACAGGTGCAGGTTTGGGGTGATCGCAGCGACGTGCCGGTGATTGCCAACACCACTGCTAATGCCGATCCAGCGGCGGTCGTTTTTGATGCAATTGGGGCTGCCAAGGCCAAGGGCACCGAGCTGGTGCTTGTCGATACGGCTGGGCGCCTGCAGACCAAGCACAACCTGATGGAGGAGCTGGCCAAGGTGCGCCGGATCGTCGACAAATTGGCGCCGGAGGCGGCCGTGGAGTCGTTGTTGGTGCTTGATGCCAGCCAGGGTCAAAACGGCCTGAGGCAGGCCATGGCCTTTGCCAAGGCCGCTGGTTTGACTGGGGTTGTGATCACCAAGCTCGATGGCAGTGCCCGCGGGGGTGTGGCCCTGGCGGTGGCCTCCGAGGCGGGTCTGCCGATTCGTTTTGTGGGCGCGGGAGAGGGGATTCGCGATCTGCGACCGTTCAACAGTTTTGAGTTTGTGGAAGCGCTCCTGGCCAGTTAG